ACGTTATTGATCTGTCGGACATTGACAACGGGAACGTCACTCTCGTGCAGAACGTGACAACCGGCGGCATGAATACTGCGCACAACATTGTGTCAAATACCGATTCCGGCTACGTCTATACGACTGGTGGCAACATTGCCAACGGCGGCCTGACCGCGTGGGACGTCACGACGAATCCAGCAAGCCCAACCATCGCTGGCTCGTGGAACAGTTTCTATGTGCATGACGCTGTTGTTGTGTCGTACGACTCCGGCCCGTACGCGGGCAAGGAGATCGCGTTCACCTGCGGCGGCACAAGCAACGGATGGAATAACACGGGCTTGCGCATCGTCGACGTGACAGACAAATCCAATATGACACAGATCGGTCAGACATTCTGGACCGACCCGGAGTACTCGCACCAGTGCTGGATCTCCGACGACAAGCAGTACCTGTACCTTGGCGACGAACTCGACGAGGAGTATCAGGGCATCCCGACCCGCACACTCGTTGTGGATATCTCCGACATCAACAACCCAACAATCGCGGGTGACTTTACCTCGGGTCTCCCATCGATCGATCACAACCAATATGTTCGTGACGGCTACCTGTTCCAGGCGAACTACACCTCTGGCATCCGTGTCTGGAAGCTGGATAACCCACTCAGCCCAACGGTCGTTGGCTGGTTCGATACCTACCCGGAGAACGACAATCCAGACTTCTCCGGCGCGTGGAGCGTGTACCCGTATCTCCCGTCCGGCAACATCATCATCTCTGACATCAAGCGCGGCATGTTCATGGTTCGCATGGAGTGCTATGCCGATTGTGACGGCAACGGCACGCTGAATGTGTTCGACTACATCTGCTTTGGCAACGATTACGCTGCCTCGGGGTCGTACGCCGATTGTGATGGAAGCGGATCTCTGAACGTGTTCGACTACATCTGCTTTGGCAACAGCTACGCAGGTGGCTGCCCGCTCCACTAGTTCCCAAGTTCACGATAGATCTTTGTGAATCGCCGCCCCGATTGTACAAATCGGGGCGGTTTTTTGTATTCACTCGATTTTCACACTTTACCAACACTGTCTTAATGTCTTGCACATCAAGTCTTTGCTTTGCAAACCATGCGCAAAGTTTATGCAAGCTCGTTGCATTGCTTCCTCGAAATGCTGTTCATGCTCCGTCATCTGCATCACTTAGCGCATTGCTTGCACGACCTTTCTTGATGTGTTTCTAGCCTCCTCAGGTTTTTCTATCGCTGCGCATTCTGTTTGCACAGCACGTCGACGGAACCCGGAAGGAGTAGAAACGTGAAGAAGTCAATTGCAGGTATCGCGCTCATGCTTGCCATCGCAGGCCAGGCATTCGGCCAGACAACAGGCCCCAGCAGCAGTGTCAACCCCATGATCACTGGCACATACAGCAACGTTGAAACCGTCTCGATTCTGACTGTCGGTGACACACCGACAGGCTCTAACTACCGCATGGTCGGTATTCCTGACGGCCTCGGAGCGTTCGACAACGGCAACGGCACATACACGCTTCTGATGAACCATGAGCTTGGCGACACCCTTGGGGTTGTGCGGGCGCACGGCTCAGTCGGTGCGTTCGTTTCCAAGTGGGTAATTGATGCGTCAACACACGAGGTGCTCTCGGGTGAGGATCTCTGCACCACCGTGTACCAGTACGATGTCAACACAGGGGCATATGTTGCTGGCACAACAGCGTTCTCACGATTCTGCTCTGGTGATCTCCCAGCCCCCACCGCGTTCTACAACAGCGCAACGGGCATGGGCACACAGGAGCGAATCTACATG
Above is a genomic segment from Phycisphaeraceae bacterium containing:
- a CDS encoding choice-of-anchor B family protein — translated: MARTIRPRTGMLLITAGTLAGISMFAGAHDEDVRKINDGAGAPVNMPPLTGRVYRDTDAVPAGTLQYIPGGTAPESGNFQFENMELLSWIPLTSFPGTQTRGNDCWGYVSPSGREYAIMGVECGFSFVEVTDPLNPVQIEYIASTCSIWHDIKVIGSYAYGVADSTGNGLNVIDLSDIDNGNVTLVQNVTTGGMNTAHNIVSNTDSGYVYTTGGNIANGGLTAWDVTTNPASPTIAGSWNSFYVHDAVVVSYDSGPYAGKEIAFTCGGTSNGWNNTGLRIVDVTDKSNMTQIGQTFWTDPEYSHQCWISDDKQYLYLGDELDEEYQGIPTRTLVVDISDINNPTIAGDFTSGLPSIDHNQYVRDGYLFQANYTSGIRVWKLDNPLSPTVVGWFDTYPENDNPDFSGAWSVYPYLPSGNIIISDIKRGMFMVRMECYADCDGNGTLNVFDYICFGNDYAASGSYADCDGSGSLNVFDYICFGNSYAGGCPLH